A part of Thermocrinis albus DSM 14484 genomic DNA contains:
- a CDS encoding SulP family inorganic anion transporter, with amino-acid sequence MLEWFKNYGKDKFVRDLVAGITVATVLVPQSMAYALLAGMPPIYGLYASFLPTIVAAVFGSSRFLGTGPVAITSMVSASVLAAYAQPQSQEWIHLAAYLAIMAGLIRLLIGVFKLGSAVELISSSVILGVTSAAAIVISLSQIGSILGFSVKTSTLIYEVLVDIISKIHNVNPYTLMVGTLSFLSIWALGKLHPLIPAALITSAVSSLVSYFFNLKEKGVAIVGDVPAGLPTPYIPPPNLDILADMWAGAVVVVAVGSVEAIATAKTFAQRVGDKWDANREFIGQGLANIVAGIFRGFPVSGSFSRSALNFRLNAASPLAGVITGSIVGLTLLFLAPLFYYLPKATLSAVVLSAVVGLIKPQEILKLYKINKPDGVVAGLTFASVFFMELWQAVLLGILVSLGTFVYKTMYPRIIVMTRDPKSRTFVNAERTGLPQCPQILYIRPGTSIYFGNAGYIQEFILQKVKERLQEGGLKFVLLDMEDVAYIDAPGALMLVKLAGDIRGMGVEPSLANIRCTVYPVLERINITEHVDTDLIFDSKGQSIVELFRRIDHTYCAKVCPYVVFDECTSVKEKRVAL; translated from the coding sequence ATGCTGGAGTGGTTTAAGAACTACGGTAAAGATAAGTTTGTGAGGGATCTGGTGGCAGGTATCACTGTGGCCACCGTGCTGGTTCCCCAGTCCATGGCCTACGCCCTTCTGGCGGGTATGCCTCCCATATACGGTCTTTACGCCTCCTTCTTACCTACCATAGTGGCCGCTGTGTTCGGTAGTTCTCGCTTTTTGGGTACAGGCCCGGTGGCCATCACATCTATGGTATCTGCCTCTGTCCTCGCCGCTTACGCTCAACCCCAGTCCCAGGAATGGATACACCTGGCGGCCTACTTGGCCATCATGGCGGGTCTCATAAGGCTTCTGATAGGCGTGTTTAAGTTGGGAAGTGCTGTAGAACTCATATCTTCCAGTGTAATCTTGGGAGTAACGAGTGCTGCTGCTATCGTCATATCCCTGAGCCAGATAGGTAGTATACTGGGTTTCAGCGTAAAGACGAGTACCCTCATATACGAGGTTCTGGTGGACATTATCAGCAAGATTCACAATGTGAATCCTTACACCCTAATGGTAGGCACCTTATCCTTCCTTTCTATATGGGCTCTCGGTAAACTACATCCCCTCATACCAGCTGCCCTCATAACATCTGCTGTAAGTTCGCTGGTATCTTACTTTTTTAACCTCAAGGAGAAGGGTGTAGCTATAGTGGGAGACGTACCAGCAGGTCTTCCCACTCCCTACATACCACCTCCCAACCTGGACATCCTGGCGGATATGTGGGCAGGCGCGGTGGTGGTGGTAGCGGTGGGATCTGTGGAAGCTATAGCCACTGCCAAGACCTTTGCTCAAAGGGTAGGTGACAAATGGGACGCCAACAGAGAGTTCATAGGTCAAGGACTTGCTAACATAGTGGCAGGTATCTTTAGAGGTTTTCCGGTGAGCGGTTCTTTCTCCAGATCGGCCCTCAACTTTCGCTTAAATGCAGCATCACCTCTGGCGGGTGTAATAACAGGTAGCATCGTTGGATTGACTCTCCTATTCCTTGCTCCCCTCTTTTACTATCTTCCCAAAGCTACCCTCTCGGCGGTGGTTTTATCAGCGGTGGTGGGTCTCATAAAACCCCAGGAGATACTAAAGCTATACAAGATTAACAAGCCTGACGGTGTGGTGGCAGGATTAACCTTTGCCTCTGTTTTCTTTATGGAGTTGTGGCAGGCCGTACTGCTAGGTATTCTGGTGTCCCTTGGAACCTTCGTTTACAAGACCATGTACCCCCGTATCATAGTTATGACAAGAGATCCGAAGAGTAGGACCTTTGTCAACGCAGAACGCACCGGACTCCCTCAGTGTCCCCAGATCCTTTACATAAGACCAGGTACCAGTATATACTTCGGTAACGCAGGTTACATCCAGGAATTTATACTCCAGAAAGTGAAAGAGAGATTACAGGAAGGTGGATTGAAATTTGTACTCCTTGACATGGAGGATGTAGCTTACATAGATGCACCCGGTGCCCTTATGTTGGTAAAACTGGCAGGAGATATAAGAGGCATGGGTGTGGAACCTTCTTTGGCCAATATAAGATGTACCGTATACCCTGTTCTGGAAAGGATAAACATCACTGAGCACGTGGATACAGATCTCATTTTTGACTCCAAAGGACAGTCCATAGTGGAACTCTTTCGTAGGATAGACCATACATACTGTGCCAAAGTCTGTCCATACGTAGTCTTTGATGAGTGTACTTCCGTCAAGGAGAAACGAGTGGCCCTCTAA
- the nadD gene encoding nicotinate-nucleotide adenylyltransferase, which produces MKVLFFGGSFDPVHVGHLVVARDVMELLGFDEVVFVPAFQAPLKAPHEASPFQRLRMLEIALEGKRGFSVSDIEIRRGGVSYTVDTAEEIFKKMGERPYFLLGADSVLHMHLWKEPNRLLKMARFVIVDREGKKDVVRDYLRTHYPSFREGEDFTVIAHTRRIDVSSTEIRKRVKEGKPISWLVPEGVEEYIYRKGLYR; this is translated from the coding sequence ATGAAGGTTCTCTTTTTCGGAGGAAGCTTTGACCCTGTTCACGTTGGACACCTGGTGGTGGCAAGGGATGTGATGGAACTTCTTGGTTTTGATGAGGTGGTTTTTGTACCTGCCTTCCAAGCACCTTTGAAAGCACCTCACGAAGCTTCTCCCTTCCAACGATTAAGGATGTTGGAGATAGCGTTGGAAGGAAAAAGAGGTTTTTCGGTAAGCGATATAGAGATAAGGAGGGGAGGTGTGTCTTATACGGTGGACACAGCAGAGGAGATTTTCAAGAAAATGGGTGAAAGACCTTACTTTCTCTTAGGTGCTGACAGTGTCCTTCACATGCATCTTTGGAAAGAGCCAAACAGGCTTTTGAAGATGGCACGTTTCGTCATAGTGGATAGAGAAGGTAAAAAAGATGTGGTGAGAGATTACTTACGTACCCATTATCCTTCCTTCAGGGAAGGTGAAGACTTTACAGTGATAGCCCACACAAGGAGAATAGACGTGTCCTCCACCGAGATAAGAAAGAGGGTGAAGGAGGGAAAACCCATAAGCTGGCTTGTTCCCGAAGGTGTGGAGGAGTATATATACAGAAAAGGACTATACCGTTAG